One Tetrapisispora phaffii CBS 4417 chromosome 2, complete genome genomic region harbors:
- the COG8 gene encoding Golgi transport complex subunit COG8 (similar to Saccharomyces cerevisiae COG8 (YML071C); ancestral locus Anc_4.339), with product MDVVLSELNLPGPKLTKQQIDYCNAELENILQSDTKDYTTYFSSKPIPGSIVEDIAEVDAEIAVLEKKIKTILVENKETVLEDILKNNGSHRLQSIHRELQQLKELNNVSKDTLTGNHTNGKTNNEEHDRIDDLMNTEEQTDVKSKKEDDFQNVLEKLRKRSMLNSNYDKFGNNLNNLPLVLENLDNITDLMELPFLVRTCIKTGHYQEAIMLFTHSKSLQSKFAGSSIIDDICEKVLNEISTTMLTGLVKLLATNVTVNSLKKILKYLSAIPPFDEKDNSSTLLQVFLTMRYIFIQREIESYAIEKNNSNSYIVEMMIKRKIEVLREYTFTSVNLFETSFPLFKESLSIPNLINMNINMDEEADNKKNEPEAEEKIETEDNNETNKGNEENLAKEGENNFIKKESNNETPKENSTEQDDSIAEISLKEDLKKPETKGETTDDKESNNLDKNNDVTIDTTKGSLTEKTTERAENLLESADTNALMLQFVSNCITFLLQELSVANTKGTLSDSICLQLVYCSFRLRDLNINYHHLLLNKIKEANLFNEQQIVSAINRRAELASKYT from the coding sequence ATGGATGTTGTTCTAAGTGAATTAAATCTTCCTGGTCCCAAATTAACAAAACAACAAATCGACTATTGCAATGCTGAACTAGAGAATATACTTCAATCAGATACAAAAGATTATACCACATACTTTTCATCTAAGCCAATACCTGGTAGTATTGTTGAAGATATTGCAGAAGTAGATGCTGAAATAGCTGTCCtcgaaaagaaaattaaaacGATACTAGTcgaaaataaagaaacagTCCTGGaagatattttgaaaaataatggtTCACATAGACTCCAATCAATACATAGAGAGTTACAACAGCTGAAGGAATTGAATAATGTGAGTAAAGATACTCTCACGGGAAATCATACAAATGGTAAAACGAACAATGAAGAACATGATAGGATCGATGACTTAATGAACACAGAGGAACAAACTGATGTCAAATCcaaaaaagaagatgattTCCAAAATGTATTGGAAAAACTAAGAAAGAGATCAATGctgaattcaaattatgATAAGTTTggaaataatttgaataatttaccTCTagttttagaaaatttgGATAACATTACTGATTTAATGGAGTTACCATTTCTTGTAAGGACTTGTATCAAAACTGGTCATTATCAAGAAGCTATTATGTTATTTACACATTCAAAATCTTTACAATCTAAATTTGCGGGTTCAAGCATAATTGATGATATCTGTGAAAAGGTgttaaatgaaatttccACTACTATGTTAACGGGATTAGTTAAATTGTTAGCAACCAATGTTACTGTGAATTCCCttaagaaaatattaaaatatctttctGCTATTCCTCCATTTGATGAAAAGGATAATTCTTCCACTCTGTTGCAAGTATTTTTAACAATGCGatacatttttattcaaagagAAATAGAATCATACGCAATCGAAAAGAACAATAGCAATAGTTACATAGTAGAAATGATGATTAAGAGAAAGATTGAAGTACTAAGAGAATATACATTCACTTCTGTCAACTTATTTGAAACTTCTTTCCCACTATTTAAAGAGTCACTTTCAAttccaaatttaattaacaTGAATATCAATATGGATGAAGAAGCAGACAATAAAAAGAATGAACCAGAAGCCgaagaaaaaatagaaactgaagataataatgaaacaaataagggaaatgaagaaaatctAGCGAAAGAGGGTGAAAACAACTTTATAAAGAAAGaatctaataatgaaactCCAAAGGAAAATTCAACTGAACAAGATGATTCAATAGCAGAAATTTCACTGAAAGAAGACTTAAAGAAACCTGAAACCAAAGGAGAAACCACCGATGACAAagaatcaaataatttggACAAAAATAACGACGTAACAATAGACACAACGAAGGGCTCCCTTACCGAAAAAACCACTGAAAGAGCAGAAAATTTGCTAGAATCAGCAGATACAAACGCCTTAATGTTACAGTTCGTCAGCAACTGTATAACTTTCTTATTACAAGAATTATCTGTCGCTAACACAAAGGGAACCCTTAGCGATTCCATATGCTTGCAACTAGTGTACTGTTCATTCCGTCTGCGCGACTTAAACATCAATTATCACCATCTTCTactaaataaaataaaagaagcCAACTTATTCAACGAGCAACAAATAGTATCTGCTATCAACAGAAGAGCTGAACTAGCATCCAAATATACATAA
- the GMC2 gene encoding Gmc2p (similar to Saccharomyces cerevisiae YLR445W; ancestral locus Anc_4.331): MENTNIENTATQVEVTNDKDNEKTMENVGVQTYEEVTSSKDFTSLVKEWKSDAFKTTIQEKLNTNEILIRIKEVTELMNYENDSSEKCLKKSKEESEAKNNTNVTDGGFLNSKTEKLDWDKVYAVSTNIIDNYTQEVDVILTQLDELSKKQYLWQESAFIIDAHRGVSIFNESKNWISTKEAYLDLKRSKLGSSAEIIKETIQKLTNKK, encoded by the exons ATGGAAAATACTAATATAGAAAACACAGCAACTCAAGTTGAGGTGACTAACGACAAGGATAATGAAAAGACTATGGAAAACGTTGGAGTTCAAACCTATGAAGAAGTTACTAGCTCTAAAGATTTTACAAGTTTAGTGAAAGAATGGAAATCAGATGCTTTTAAAACGACAATTCAGGAGAAATTAAAtacaaatgaaatattaatcaGAATTAAAGAGGTAACTGAATTAATGAACTATGAGAATGACAGCTCAGAAAAGTGTTTAAAGAAATCTAAAGAAGAGTCTGAGGCAAAAAACAATACTAATGTTACTGATGGAGGATTTCTCAATTCTAAAACCGAAAAGTTGGATTGGGATAAAGTATATGCTGTCTCAACTAATATTATCGATAATTACACACAAGAAGTTGATGTAATATTAACACAACTAGATGAGTTGTCAAAA AAACAATATCTTTGGCAAGAATCTgcatttattattgatgcTCATAGAGGAGTCAGTATATTCAAcgaatcaaaaaattggatTTCTACTAAGGAGGCATATTTAGATTTAAAGAGGTCCAAACTTGGTTCTTCTGCtgaaattataaaagaaacaatccaaaaattaacaaataaaaagtaA
- the ERV41 gene encoding Erv41p (similar to Saccharomyces cerevisiae ERV41 (YML067C); ancestral locus Anc_4.330) gives MAGLKTFDAFPKTEERHVKKSKKGGLSSILTYAFLLLIAWTEFGSYFGGYIDKQYSVDKDIRKVVQINMDIYVKMPCEWLHVNVLDDTNDRKIVSEELIFEDMPFFVPHGSKVNNLNKVVTPELDDILAEAIPAEFREKIETKPLLGPDGKPIFELTGCHVYGSVTVNRVAGEMQITAKGYGYRDRKRAPKDLIDFNHVVNEFSFGDFYPYIENPLDGTCKMYPNSPFSSYNYFMSVVPTFYQKLGAEIDTNQYSIREYHVDLKNSNVNAKLSTIPGIFLKYDFEPLAIIISDVRLTFLQFIVRLVAILSFVLYIASWIFRAVDKSLIFVLGPKWSLHYQPAANSQGIL, from the coding sequence ATGGCTGGCTTAAAGACCTTTGATGCTTTTCCAAAGACTGAGGAACGTCATGTTAAAAAAAGTAAGAAAGGTGGATTGTCTTCTATATTAACTTATGCATTCCTATTACTAATTGCCTGGACTGAGTTTGGTAGCTATTTTGGTGGTTATATTGATAAACAATACTCAGTTGACAAAGATATTAGAAAAGTGGTTCAGATTAACATGGATATTTACGTAAAAATGCCATGTGAATGGCTACATGTCAATGTTCTTGATGATACGAATGATCGTAAAATCGTATCTGAAGAACTGATATTTGAAGATATGCCATTTTTTGTACCACATGGATcaaaagttaataatttaaataaagtaGTTACTCCTGAATTGGATGACATATTAGCAGAAGCAATCCCAGCAGAATTTAGAGAAAAAATAGAGACAAAGCCTCTACTTGGACCTGACGGTAAACCTATATTTGAGCTAACTGGTTGTCACGTCTACGGTTCAGTAACAGTAAACAGGGTAGCCGGCGAAATGCAAATAACTGCTAAAGGTTATGGTTACAGAGACCGTAAAAGAGCCCCAAAGGACTTGATTGACTTTAACCATGTAGTCAATGAATTTTCATTTGGTGACTTCTATCCATATATTGAAAACCCATTGGATGGAACTTGTAAAATGTACCCAAATAGCCCATTCTCGAGTTACAATTACTTCATGTCCGTAGTTCCTACATTTTACCAAAAATTAGGTGCTGAGATTGATACTAATCAATATTCCATTAGAGAATACCATGTcgatttaaaaaattccaaTGTAAATGCAAAATTATCAACGATTCCAGGtattttcttaaaataCGATTTTGAGCCATTAGCAATAATTATCTCAGATGTTCGTCTAACatttttacaatttattGTGAGGCTAGTTGCAATCTTATCATTTGTACTATACATAGCATCCTGGATTTTTAGAGCTGTTGACAAAAGTCTGATCTTTGTTTTAGGACCTAAATGGTCATTACATTATCAACCGGCCGCTAATAGCCAGGGTATATTATAG
- the ECM7 gene encoding Ecm7p (similar to Saccharomyces cerevisiae ECM7 (YLR443W); ancestral locus Anc_4.328) gives MNVILNGIRQFTYQVSHNISTFERTIFVLRLLTSFLGLAFGLITILSSTISPLTFYLFRFNFSLTNLKDGLVEYLEGSVNNSDSSLSTSEVLLLGKYANTQIQHAPSYIVMSLNQICYITYPEVIGSTNFKETTVLSNCESIDFSFIFNYKQTLYKYGLSIILFFAYGDTKYDIEESDQNNTYARFLRNASNKKEIAFIFLVVTILLEFIVLLLTPYYYSIKNKTINGLKEVFILHSISTLTLISLATGATGCGIFSWLCWALKLRIEKELGGFGLSINLGKAWFICLGIFTGSASLSAFFWCGLEWCVTNIETPDYADTIQSDKQNILDYKPGVITNFNTETFSNIDKDQIKSDTRFRGFSNSSTFNKNTDVYLERISQVDDINSDTIENIFEDEAFELNSLSKSLSDESTSTSIDHPIRPSRLF, from the coding sequence ATGAACGTTATATTGAACGGTATTCGTCAGTTTACCTACCAGGTGTCGCATAATATATCCACATTTGAACGAACCATCTTTGTTCTACGGCTGTTGACATCTTTTTTAGGTTTAGCATTTGGATTAATAACAATTCTATCATCAACAATTTCACCTTTgacattttatttgtttcgATTTAACTTTTCGCTaacaaatttgaaagatgGTCTTGTCGAATATTTAGAAGGATCTGTAAACAATTCTGATAGTTCGTTATCAACATCAGAAGTTCTTTTGCTCGGCAAATATGCAAATACCCAAATCCAGCATGCACCAAGTTATATAGTCATGTCTCTAAACCAAATCTGTTACATTACATATCCCGAGGTTATTGGATCAACAAATTTCAAAGAGACAACAGTACTATCAAACTGTGAAAGTATTGacttttcatttattttcaattataaaCAGACCCTTTATAAATATGGTCTTTCGATTATCCTTTTTTTTGCATATGGTGATACAAAGTATGACATTGAGGAATCAGATCAGAACAATACATATGCCAGGTTCCTAAGAAATGCATCGAACAAGAAAGAGATtgcttttatatttttagtGGTCACTATATTGCTCGAATTTATCGTGCTTCTTTTGACGCCATATTATTACagcattaaaaataaaacaatcaaTGGCCTAAAAGAAGTTTTCATTCTCCATTCAATCTCAACCCTCACTTTGATATCATTAGCTACAGGAGCCACTGGATGTGGAATATTTAGTTGGCTCTGTTGGGCACTTAAACTTAGAATAGAGAAAGAATTAGGAGGATTTGGCTTATCTATCAATCTGGGCAAGGCCTGGTTCATATGTCTTGGTATTTTTACAGGATCGGCGTCATTATCTGCGTTCTTTTGGTGTGGTCTTGAATGGTGTGTCACTAATATCGAGACACCTGATTATGCAGATACAATCCAGAGtgataaacaaaatattctgGATTACAAGCCAGGTGTTATAACTAATTTTAATACGGAAACATTTAGTAATATCGACAAAGACCAGATTAAATCAGATACCCGTTTTAGAGGTTTTAGTAACTCTTCcacttttaataaaaacacAGACGTTTATTTGGAGAGAATCTCACAAGTAGATGACATAAATTCTGATACAATCGAGAACATTTTTGAAGACGAGGCATTTGAACTAAACAGTCTTTCGAAATCACTTAGTGATGAGAGTACATCAACCAGCATAGATCATCCAATAAGACCTTCTCGCTTATTCTGA
- the TPHA0B00480 gene encoding uncharacterized protein (similar to Saccharomyces cerevisiae SIR3 (YLR442C) and ORC1 (YML065W); ancestral locus Anc_4.327) → MAATLKDLEGWKIIMRDENNNIIDENKRRSRRRNENITIDITRDSDGVSFTRGDSIITKDKNISADLGSYSVYYIHDIRLNTMTSVVELIAMTYLRWFEINPFNYYSYFEKSTFDNTKSIDYYKDRFNEEVDRNQLYLTAELKEISLKEFTQLANIRPVSDWKDELETKVINRDFSVRFLCDPDSTNFIEIDFEKLRNKMLTQEPKAAVQYFKKISIGGVDAVKGKQLATKSKADPVKEVSIREIKVESDSENNLSLSEEEEEDDGDDNDYHSDYEENKGAEDVEGIEDENTPSELSDSENDCANSDEKLISEEEYGESKKSTRTTKKRKISEVKEPKSSKKKIKATTPQYRTAKIKRFTKKNVDRARKKYTPFSKRFKNISDIPDLTKYADFNQSNLDLQMANYEAKLTAPTNSKVVETIFSKIKKQLYSSHGREKLIDNNDFDAYIPGRGKDFATIYLSLYTAIEAGTASTVYIAGTPGVGKTMTVREVIKELQSSMYQEELPEFQYVEINGLKMVKPTDSYEVLWNKISGERLTWGAAMESLEFYFNKVPKQKKRAVVVLLDELDALVTKAQDIMYNFFNWTTYSEAKLIVIAVANTMDLPERHLGNKVSSRIGFTRIMFTGYTHEELINIINSKLQGLNDTYFYVDSTNGNAVLMNSADAENGETLKMSSNIKKVKLRMSNDAIEITARKVASVSGDARRALKVCKRAAEIAEVAYMAKHGFKYDGSLVKADSDDDNDDNFADDKDVIALRKLKGVDNGVSNNEEEDDSVQTVHISHIMKALNEIVNTYNVEYIRKLPFSARLFLYAFLSLIRKTTFQEQEIGSIVDEIKLLADVNGNNKYISAVKNTLYQRENDRPDNNGDNSNSSTGQIRILSWNYIINNLIEAGVMSKQTMRHERLSTLKLNISIEDIKKALDFDETLKNL, encoded by the coding sequence ATGGCAGCTACATTAAAAGATCTTGAAGGATGGAAAATTATCATGAGAGATGAGaacaacaatattattgacgaaaataaaagaagatctagaagaagaaatgaGAATATAACAATAGATATTACGAGGGATTCTGATGGCGTAAGTTTTACAAGAGGAGATAGCATTATAacaaaagataaaaatatcagtGCAGATCTTGGTTCTTACTCTGTGTATTATATCCATGACATCAGATTAAATACCATGACATCTGTAGTTGAGTTGATTGCAATGACTTATTTGAGGTGGTTTGAAATTAATccatttaattattattccTATTTCGAGAAAAGTACATTTGATAACACTAAGAGTATTGACTATTATAAAGATAGATTTAATGAAGAGGTCGATAGAAACCAATTATATCTTACAGCAGAGCTCAAAGAAATATCACTGAAAGAGTTTACCCAATTAGCCAATATACGCCCTGTTTCAGATTGGAAAGATGAGTTAGAAACAAAAGTCATAAATCGCGACTTTTCAGTACGTTTCTTATGTGATCCTGACTCAACgaattttattgaaattgattttgaaaaattacGAAACAAAATGCTAACTCAAGAACCGAAAGCAGCAgttcaatatttcaaaaaaatctcAATTGGAGGTGTTGACGCTGTTAAAGGAAAGCAATTGGCTACAAAAAGTAAAGCAGATCCTGTTAAAGAAGTATCTATCCGTGAAATAAAGGTGGAATCAGACTCTGAAAATAATCTCAGTTTATcagaagaggaagaagaagatgatggTGACGATAATGATTATCATTCGGATTACGAGGAAAATAAAGGCGCTGAGGATGTTGAGGGTATCGAGGATGAAAATACTCCATCTGAGTTATCAGATAGTGAAAATGACTGTGCGAACTCTGATGAGAAATTGATTTCAGAGGAAGAATATGGTGAGAGCAAGAAAAGCACACGAACTACAAAAAAGCGTAAGATATCTGAAGTTAAAGAACCAAAAAGTtctaaaaaaaaaataaaagcaaCAACACCACAGTATAGAACAGCTAAGATTAAAAGGTTTACAAAGAAGAATGTTGATCGTGccagaaaaaaatatactcCATTTTCAAAGAGATTTAAGAATATTTCCGATATACCAGACCTTACTAAATATGCAGATTTCAATCAATCTAACTTGGATCTACAAATGGCCAATTATGAAGCCAAATTAACAGCACCAACCAATTCAAAAGTAGttgaaacaattttttcGAAAATTAAGAAGCAACTTTATTCTTCGCATGGAagagaaaaattaattgataataatgactTTGATGCTTATATACCAGGACGTGGCAAAGATTTTGCTACAATCTACCTGAGTTTATATACTGCTATCGAAGCTGGAACCGCCTCGACGGTGTATATCGCTGGTACACCAGGTGTTGGTAAAACAATGACTGTGAGAGAAGTTATTAAGGAACTTCAGTCTTCTATGTATCAAGAAGAACTTCCAGAATTTCAATATGTTGAAATAAATGGTTTAAAGATGGTGAAGCCTACTGATAGTTACGAAGTTCTGTGGAATAAAATTTCAGGTGAGCGATTGACTTGGGGAGCAGCTATGGAATCATTAGAATTCTACTTTAATAAGGTTCcaaaacaaaagaagagaGCTGTCGTTGTTTTACTTGATGAATTAGATGCATTAGTGACGAAAGCACAGGATATTATGTATAACTTCTTTAATTGGACTACCTACTCAGAAGCTAAATTAATTGTTATTGCAGTCGCCAACACGATGGATTTACCGGAAAGACATTTAGGTAACAAAGTCTCATCCAGAATAGGTTTTACTAGAATCATGTTTACAGGTTACACTCATGAAgagttaataaatattattaacagTAAACTACAAGGTTTAAATGATACTTATTTCTACGTCGATTCTACAAATGGTAATGCAGTGTTAATGAATTCAGCAGATGCAGAGAATGGAGAAACTCTTAAAATGTCCTCGAATATTAAGAAAGTTAAATTGAGGATGAGTAATGATGCAATTGAGATTACCGCCAGAAAAGTTGCCTCTGTAAGTGGTGATGCTAGAAGAGCCCTTAAAGTTTGTAAAAGAGCAGCAGAAATTGCGGAGGTAGCCTACATGGCGAAACACGGCTTCAAATATGACGGTTCGCTTGTTAAAGCTGACTCTGACGATGACAATGACGACAACTTTGCTGATGATAAAGACGTGATCGCATTAAGGAAACTGAAAGGCGTTGACAATGGAGTCAGCAACAACGAAGAAGAGGACGACTCCGTTCAAACCGTTCACATTTCTCATATCATGAAAGCTTTGAACGAAATAGTAAACACATATAATGTAGAATACATCAGAAAACTGCCTTTTTCGGCCAGGCTATTTCTTTACGCTTTCTTAAGTTTAATAAGAAAGACTACCTTCCAAGAACAAGAAATAGGCAGTATTGTAGATGAGATAAAACTCCTTGCTGACGTGAATGGCAACAATAAGTACATTTCGGCTGTCAAGAACACATTGTATCAAAGAGAAAATGACAGGCCGGACAACAATGGTGACAACAGTAACTCTTCGACAGGTCAGATCAGAATCTTATCTTGGAATTACATTATCAACAATTTGATAGAAGCAGGTGTAATGAGCAAGCAGACAATGAGGCATGAAAGACTTTCCACATTAAAACTGAACATCTCCATCGAAGATATCAAGAAGGCACTAGACTTTGATGAaactttaaagaatttgtAA
- the TPHA0B00490 gene encoding 40S ribosomal protein eS1 (similar to Saccharomyces cerevisiae RPS1A (YLR441C) and RPS1B (YML063W); ancestral locus Anc_4.325) — MAVGKNKRLSKGKKGLKKKVVDPFTRKEWFDIKAPSTFENRNVGKTLVNKSTGLKNAADALKGRVVEVCLADLQGSEDHSFRKVKLRVDEVQGKNLLTNFHGMDFTTDKVRSMVRKWQTLIETNVTVKTADDYVIRIFAIAFTRKQSNQIKRHAYAQSSHIRAIRKVISEIMTREVQNSTLAQLTSKLIPEVMNKEIENATKDIFPLQNIHIRKVKLLKQPKFDLGALMALHGQASGEEKGKKVSGFKDEVLETV; from the coding sequence ATGGCTGTTGGTAAGAACAAGAGACTTTCTAAAGGTAAGAAAGGtttaaagaagaaggtTGTTGACCCATTCACCAGAAAGGAATGGTTTGACATTAAGGCCCCATCTACTTTTGAAAACAGAAACGTTGGTAAGACTTTAGTTAACAAGTCTACTGGTTTAAAGAACGCTGCCGATGCCTTAAAAGGTAGAGTCGTCGAAGTTTGTTTAGCTGATTTACAAGGTTCTGAAGATCACTCTTTCAGAAAGGTCAAGTTAAGAGTTGATGAAGTCCAAGGTAAGAACTTATTAACCAACTTCCACGGTATGGATTTCACCACTGATAAAGTTAGATCCATGGTTAGAAAATGGCAAACTTTGATTGAAACTAACGTCACTGTCAAGACTGCTGACGACTACGTTATCAGAATCTTTGCCATTGCCTTCACCAGAAAGCAATCTAACCAAATCAAGAGACATGCTTACGCTCAATCTTCCCACATTAGAGCTATCAGAAAGGTCATCTCTGAAATTATGACTAGAGAAGTCCAAAACTCTACTTTAGCTCAATTAACCTCCAAGTTGATTCCAGAAGTTATGAACAAGGAAATTGAAAACGCTACCAAAGATATCTTCCCATTACAAAACATCCACATCAGAAAGGTTAAGTTATTAAAACAACCAAAATTCGATTTAGGTGCTTTAATGGCCTTACACGGTCAAGCTTCTGGTGAAGAAAAAGGTAAGAAAGTCTCTGGTTTCAAAGATGAAGTCTTAGAAACTGTCTAA